GCGGGGGCCACGGCCTCCACACGGCGGGCGAGCTCGACGTCCAGACCGGTGACGGCGCCGCCCGCGCTGTGGGTGTGCACGCTGAGCGACACGGTGTTGTAGCCGAGGGTGAGCTCGGAGTGGTGGTTGAGCTCCTCCTGGATCTGCGCGACATGGATGACCAGGGAGGTCGCGG
The window above is part of the Streptomyces sp. NBC_00425 genome. Proteins encoded here:
- a CDS encoding 4a-hydroxytetrahydrobiopterin dehydratase; protein product: MAEPLSRSEIEERLGELPGWSLDGGRLTRAYRLDSHFAATSLVIHVAQIQEELNHHSELTLGYNTVSLSVHTHSAGGAVTGLDVELARRVEAVAPAHGAR